The following are from one region of the Falco biarmicus isolate bFalBia1 chromosome 1, bFalBia1.pri, whole genome shotgun sequence genome:
- the GLOD4 gene encoding glyoxalase domain-containing protein 4 isoform X2, protein MAARRALHFVFKVGDRGRTARFYRELLGMSVLRHEEFEEGCKASCNGPYDGKWSKTMVGYGPEDDHFVAELTYNYGIGEYRLGNDFLGITLVSSQAVNNAKKMGWPLKEVTTGIFEAEAPGGYKFYLEDKEQLKQDPVLKVTLGVSDLQKSVNYWSDLLGMKIYEKDEEKQRALLGYADNQCKLELKSVGGVVDHGTAFGRIAFSCAKEELPNIEALMKKENQKILTPLVSLDTPGKATVQVIILADPDGHEICFVGDEAFRDLSKVDPNGDKLLDDAMAEDNSDKWFAAQKMKKASA, encoded by the exons atggcggcgcggcgggcgctgCACTTCGTCTTCAAAGTGGGCGATCGCGGCCGGACTGCGCGGTTCTACCGGGAGCTGCTGGGCATGAGC GTGCTGAGGCACGAGGAGTTCGAGGAGGGCTGCAAAGCCAGCTGCAACGG CCCTTATGACGGAAAATGGAGCAAAACAATGGTGGGCTATGGGCCAGAAGATGATCACTTTGTCGCAGAATTGACTTACAATTACGGTATTGGAGAATATCGCCTGGGCAATGACTTTCTG GGCATAACACTTGTGTCCAGCCAAGCTGTCAACAATGCTAAGAAGATGGGGTGGCCCCTCAAAGAAGTCACGACTGGTATTTTTGAAGCTGAAGCCCCAGGGGGTTATAAATTCTACTTGGAAGACAAAGAACAGCTCAAGCAAG ATCCTGTGCTAAAGGTAACCCTCGGTGTCTCCGATCTGCAGAAGTCTGTTAACTACTGGTCTGATTTGCTCGGGATGAAAATATATGAGAAGGATGAGGAGAAACAAAGGGCTTTGCTAGGCTATGCAGATAACCAG tgtaAGCTGGAGTTGAAGAGTGTTGGAGGAGTGGTGGATCACGGGACAGCGTTTGGGCGGATTGCCTTCTCCTGTGCAAAGGAAGAG ttGCCAAACATTGAAGCACTGATGAaaaaagagaatcagaaaattTTAACGCCTCTGGTTAGCTTGGACACACCTGGCAAAGCCACAGTGCAAGTGATTATTTTGGCTGATCCT GATGGCCATGAAATCTGTTTTGTGGGAGATGAAGCATTTAGAGATCTGTCCAAGGTGGACCCTAATGGTGACAAGTTGTTAGACGAT GCCATGGCAGAAGACAACAGCGACAAATGGTTTGctgcacagaaaatgaagaaggcTTCAGCTTAG
- the GLOD4 gene encoding glyoxalase domain-containing protein 4 isoform X1, with translation MVGYGPEDDHFVAELTYNYGIGEYRLGNDFLGITLVSSQAVNNAKKMGWPLKEVTTGIFEAEAPGGYKFYLEDKEQLKQDPVLKVTLGVSDLQKSVNYWSDLLGMKIYEKDEEKQRALLGYADNQCKLELKSVGGVVDHGTAFGRIAFSCAKEELPNIEALMKKENQKILTPLVSLDTPGKATVQVIILADPDGHEICFVGDEAFRDLSKVDPNGDKLLDDAMAEDNSDKWFAAQKMKKASA, from the exons ATGGTGGGCTATGGGCCAGAAGATGATCACTTTGTCGCAGAATTGACTTACAATTACGGTATTGGAGAATATCGCCTGGGCAATGACTTTCTG GGCATAACACTTGTGTCCAGCCAAGCTGTCAACAATGCTAAGAAGATGGGGTGGCCCCTCAAAGAAGTCACGACTGGTATTTTTGAAGCTGAAGCCCCAGGGGGTTATAAATTCTACTTGGAAGACAAAGAACAGCTCAAGCAAG ATCCTGTGCTAAAGGTAACCCTCGGTGTCTCCGATCTGCAGAAGTCTGTTAACTACTGGTCTGATTTGCTCGGGATGAAAATATATGAGAAGGATGAGGAGAAACAAAGGGCTTTGCTAGGCTATGCAGATAACCAG tgtaAGCTGGAGTTGAAGAGTGTTGGAGGAGTGGTGGATCACGGGACAGCGTTTGGGCGGATTGCCTTCTCCTGTGCAAAGGAAGAG ttGCCAAACATTGAAGCACTGATGAaaaaagagaatcagaaaattTTAACGCCTCTGGTTAGCTTGGACACACCTGGCAAAGCCACAGTGCAAGTGATTATTTTGGCTGATCCT GATGGCCATGAAATCTGTTTTGTGGGAGATGAAGCATTTAGAGATCTGTCCAAGGTGGACCCTAATGGTGACAAGTTGTTAGACGAT GCCATGGCAGAAGACAACAGCGACAAATGGTTTGctgcacagaaaatgaagaaggcTTCAGCTTAG
- the MRM3 gene encoding rRNA methyltransferase 3, mitochondrial isoform X1, which produces MAALGRLCRWLPRPGGPGEAGGARRGVRALRRSPVRVLPPQKERAEAAEVQRSPGARPPPPPPAVERSAAGPGLWYEKAAVGDRRLGKVVTIAKSKKFRDRHGKVLLEGHRLIRDALEAGAVLQSLFFSTVGQLNELPQAKLKGANLIKVKFEDIKSWSDLVTPQGLIGVFSKPDHAKMSYPVAQLTSSLPLLLICDNIRDPGNLGTILRSAAGAGCEKVLLTKGCVDPWEPKVLRAGMGAHFRLPVIANLDWEFVPKNLPAGIRVCVADNKDPSAQAKAMPTPRGAGRDGSAPHNPKVPVKSKPKDEEGTADVCIPEVAAQYYYENWTQTPVAVVIGGETHGLSPDAIHLAASTGGKRLVIPVVPGMDSLNSAIAAGIVLFEGKRQLQWRHKQEDERQKFPVVG; this is translated from the exons ATGGCGGCGCTGGGGCGGCTGTGCCGCTGGCTGCCGCGGCCCGGCGGcccgggggaggcggggggggcgcggcgcggggtGCGGGCGCTGCGGCGGAGCCCCGTGCGGGTGCTGCCGCCGCAGAAGGAGCGGGCCGAGGCGGCCGAGGTGCAGCGGAGCCCCGGGGcgcggccccccccgccgccgccagcggTGGAGCggagcgcggccgggccggggctgtgGTACGAGAAGGCGGCGGTCGGTGACAGGAGGCTGGG AAAAGTGGTGACCATCGCCAAGTCGAAGAAGTTTCGGGACCGCCACGGGAAGGTCCTGCTGGAGGGTCACAGGCTGATCAGGGACGCCCtggaggcaggagctgtgctgcagtctCTCTTCTTCAGCACTGTGGGGCAGCTGAACGAGCTGCCCCAGGCAAAGCTGAAAGGAGCCAACTTAATTAAAGTGAAATTTGAAGATATTAAGAGCTGGTCTGACCTCGTAACTCCTCAGGGGCTGATAG GGGTCTTTTCCAAGCCTGACCACGCCAAGATGTCTTACCCTGTCGCTCAGCTAACCAGCTCCTTGCCACTGCTCCTCATCTGTGACAATATCCGAGATCCGGGAAACCTGGGAACCATTCTGAGATCTGCAGCAGGAGCGGGCTGTGAGAAAGTGCTGCTCACCAAAG GCTGTGTGGATCCGTGGGAGCCAAAGGTTCTCCGTGCGGGCATGGGGGCTCACTTCCGTCTGCCTGTCATTGCCAACCTGGACTGGGAATTTGTTCCCAAAAACCTTCCTGCCGGTATCCGGGTCTGCGTGGCTGACAACAAAGACCCAAGCGCTCAGGCCAAGGCCATGCCTACGCCgagaggagctggcagggatggCTCTGCTCCCCACAACCCAAAGGTTCCTGTGAAATCCAAACCCAAGGATGAGGAGGGAACAGCAGATGTCTGCATCCCAGAGGTGGCTGCACAGTATTACTACGAGAACTGGACGCAGACTCCAGTGGCCGTGGTGATTGGCGGAGAGACCCACGGTCTGAGTCCAGATGCAATTCACCTCGCTGCCAGCACAGGGGGGAAGAGACTGGTCATTCCCGTGGTGCCAGGCATGGACAGCTTGAATTCCGCTATTGCTGCTGGCATTGTGCTGTTTGAGGGGAAGAGGCAGTTGCAGTGGAGGCACAAGCAGGAAGATGAGAGGCAGAAGTTCCCTGTAGTGGGCTAA
- the MRM3 gene encoding rRNA methyltransferase 3, mitochondrial isoform X2 produces MSYPVAQLTSSLPLLLICDNIRDPGNLGTILRSAAGAGCEKVLLTKGCVDPWEPKVLRAGMGAHFRLPVIANLDWEFVPKNLPAGIRVCVADNKDPSAQAKAMPTPRGAGRDGSAPHNPKVPVKSKPKDEEGTADVCIPEVAAQYYYENWTQTPVAVVIGGETHGLSPDAIHLAASTGGKRLVIPVVPGMDSLNSAIAAGIVLFEGKRQLQWRHKQEDERQKFPVVG; encoded by the exons ATGTCTTACCCTGTCGCTCAGCTAACCAGCTCCTTGCCACTGCTCCTCATCTGTGACAATATCCGAGATCCGGGAAACCTGGGAACCATTCTGAGATCTGCAGCAGGAGCGGGCTGTGAGAAAGTGCTGCTCACCAAAG GCTGTGTGGATCCGTGGGAGCCAAAGGTTCTCCGTGCGGGCATGGGGGCTCACTTCCGTCTGCCTGTCATTGCCAACCTGGACTGGGAATTTGTTCCCAAAAACCTTCCTGCCGGTATCCGGGTCTGCGTGGCTGACAACAAAGACCCAAGCGCTCAGGCCAAGGCCATGCCTACGCCgagaggagctggcagggatggCTCTGCTCCCCACAACCCAAAGGTTCCTGTGAAATCCAAACCCAAGGATGAGGAGGGAACAGCAGATGTCTGCATCCCAGAGGTGGCTGCACAGTATTACTACGAGAACTGGACGCAGACTCCAGTGGCCGTGGTGATTGGCGGAGAGACCCACGGTCTGAGTCCAGATGCAATTCACCTCGCTGCCAGCACAGGGGGGAAGAGACTGGTCATTCCCGTGGTGCCAGGCATGGACAGCTTGAATTCCGCTATTGCTGCTGGCATTGTGCTGTTTGAGGGGAAGAGGCAGTTGCAGTGGAGGCACAAGCAGGAAGATGAGAGGCAGAAGTTCCCTGTAGTGGGCTAA
- the NXN gene encoding nucleoredoxin isoform X2 — MELKLWNKYRVSNIPSLIFIDASTGKVVCRNGLLVIRDDPEGLEFPWGPKPFSEVVAGPLLRNNGQTLDSKALEGSHVGVYFSAHWCPPCRSLTRVLVESYRKIKEAGQKFEILFVSADRSEDSFKQYFSEMPWVAVPYADEARRSRLNRLYGIQGIPTLIVLDSKGDVITRQGRVEVLNDIECHEFPWHPKPVLELTDSNAVQLNEGPCLVLFVDSEDDGESEAAKQLIQPIAEKIIAKYKAKEEEAPLLFFVAGEDDMTDSLRDYTNLPEAAPLLTILDMSARAKYVMDVEEITPEIVEAFVSDFLADKLKPEPI, encoded by the exons ATGGAG CTGAAGCTGTGGAACAAGTACAGAGTCTCCAACATTCCTTCCCTAATATTTATTGATgcctccaccgggaaggtggTTTGCAGGAATGGCCTCCTGGTCATCCGAGACGACCCAGAAG GTCTGGAGTTCCCCTGGGGGCCAAAACCCTTCAGTGAAGTTGTTGCTGGGCCTCTGCTAAGGAACAATGGCCAGACACTAGACAGCAAGGCCCTGGAGGGTTCTCATGTTGGTGTCTATTTCTCTGCACACTGG TGCCCACCATGCCGAAGCCTCACAAGGGTCCTGGTGGAGTCCTACCGGAAAATCAAGGAGGCAGGCCAGAAGTTTGAGATACTCTTTGTTAGTGCAGACAG GTCAGAGGACTCCTTCAAGCAGTATTTCAGTGAGATGCCCTGGGTAGCTGTGCCATATGCTGATGAGGCCAGACGGTCACGCCTGAATCGACTCTATGGCATACAAG GCATCCCGACTCTCATCGTCCTGGACTCCAAGGGAGACGTGATCACGCGGCAGGGGCGGGTGGAGGTGCTGAACGATATTGAATGCCATGAGTTCCCCTGGCACCCCAAGCCCGTGCTGGAGCTGACAGACTCCAATGCTGTGCAGCTTAATGAGGGCCCCTGCCTCGTTCTCTTTGTAG ATTCAGAGGATGATGGAGAGTCGGAGGCAGCGAAACAACTGATTCAACCCATAGCTGAAAAAATCATTGCCAAGTACAAAGCCAAAGAAGAGGAGGCACCATTGCTCTTCTTTGTGGCAGGCGAG GACGACATGACCGACTCCCTGCGGGATTACACCAACCTGCCGGAGGCTGCGCCCCTGCTCACCATCCTGGACATGTCAGCCCGAGCCAAGTACGTGATGGATGTGGAGGAGATCACACCTGAAATCGTGGAAGCCTTTGTCAGCGACTTTCTAGCAGACAAGCTAAAGCCCGAGCCCATCTAA